The Syntrophotalea acetylenivorans genome contains the following window.
TTCAATAGCCAATTGGCGGGACTGTTCTTTGACAACTCCCGCTTTAACCTCGTCGAGAACGTCGGCGAGATCTTTAACGCCGGCCGGAATGTGGCCTTGGCAGAGAATAATATGGTAACCGAAGTTAGTCTCTACAATGTCGCTTAGCTGGCCTGGCTGCAAGGAAAAAGCCGCCTCTTCGAAGGCCGGCACCATGGTGCCGCGGGCAAAGTATCCAAGCGCACCGCCTTTGGCGGCGCTGCCGGCATCATCTGAATGGAGGCGAGCCAGTTCGGCGAAGTTCTTGTTGTCTTTGGTCTTGATCTGCGCAAGAAGCTTTTCAGCCAACTGGCGCTTTTGCTTCTTAACCTTGGGCTTGGCATCGGCATCGACACGCAACAGGATGTGCGAGGCTTGAGTCTGTTCGGTCACATCGAACTGGGCCTGATGACGCCGATAATAGGTTTGCAGAACTTCGTCGCTCAGATCGATATCCCCCTCGTAGCTGGCCGGTTCGAATTTGAGGTAGTTTATAGCCACCGTCTCGGCCACTCGGAACTGCTCTTGATGATCGTCGTAATAGCCCTGCAAGGTTTCGTCGGTCACCTTTACATCGTCTTCAAAGAGCGCCGGCGCCAATCGAACGAAAGCCAGGTTGACCCTTTCATTGCGACGCCGGTATTCTTCGGCGACCTCTTCCTCGCTGACGGCCGCCGATTCTTCGATCTGTTGACGAACCTTTTCGATCAACAATTGGCGACGCTGACCATCTTCAAATTGCTCGGAGGTCATGCGCTGGTATTGGAGTACTTGGAGGTATTGATCCTTGTTGAACGCACCGTCGACCTGAAAGGCGGGAATCTGGGCGATCATATCGACCAACTCACTCTTGGAAACCTCGATATCACGATCGTCGGCATCCTGCAGCAGCAAGGTCTGATTTATCAACCTTTCCAGCGTCTGACCTTCGAGGCCGAGTTGTTCTTCCATCTCGGGAGTAAAGCGCTCACGGTAGATATTCTGGTAAAGGCGCCGCATATTGTCATAGGCAGTACGGAAATCACCGAAGGTCACCCTCTCGCCATTAATCTTTACCGCCACATCGCCATCGGCACCATCGTTGCCGCCCCCTTGGCCCCAGACCAGGAAAATGGTCCCGACAAAGGCCGCAATGATGACCCAGAACACGATCTTGACCATCACCGATTTCTGTTTTCTTCGAATTAAGTCCAGCATCGTCAAAGACTCCTTTTGACTTCATATTTTCAGGCTGCAAACGAAAAGGGGCATGTTAGTCAATCGGCCTTATAATTGCAACTGCTTTCTCCTTTTGCCCCTTGAATATAACCCGCAGTTCTGGTAGTGTAACTCACATTTTTCCCATGCTCTGCATTGCCTGTCCGAGCCGCTTTATACAGTGGTCGGTTGAAAGGAGTTTCCCATATCATGTTCAACCTTTTTGACGTCATTTTCGGCATGTTTTCCAACGACCTGGCTATCGACCTCGGCACCGCCAACACTCTGGTCTACCTGAAGAGTAAGGGCATCGTGGTCAGTGAGCCGTCGGTGGTAGCGGTACAGAAGGACCATATGGGCCAGAGGAAGGTTCTGGCGGTCGGCATGGAAGCAAAAAAGATGCTTGGCCGTACACCCGGCAGTATCATTGCCA
Protein-coding sequences here:
- a CDS encoding SurA N-terminal domain-containing protein yields the protein MLDLIRRKQKSVMVKIVFWVIIAAFVGTIFLVWGQGGGNDGADGDVAVKINGERVTFGDFRTAYDNMRRLYQNIYRERFTPEMEEQLGLEGQTLERLINQTLLLQDADDRDIEVSKSELVDMIAQIPAFQVDGAFNKDQYLQVLQYQRMTSEQFEDGQRRQLLIEKVRQQIEESAAVSEEEVAEEYRRRNERVNLAFVRLAPALFEDDVKVTDETLQGYYDDHQEQFRVAETVAINYLKFEPASYEGDIDLSDEVLQTYYRRHQAQFDVTEQTQASHILLRVDADAKPKVKKQKRQLAEKLLAQIKTKDNKNFAELARLHSDDAGSAAKGGALGYFARGTMVPAFEEAAFSLQPGQLSDIVETNFGYHIILCQGHIPAGVKDLADVLDEVKAGVVKEQSRQLAIEKAMDAYNIHRKSGDLVAAAEANGLTVKTTGAFEQGSSIPGIGKAPELNSAAFKLKENELGRPVTLADAIYLPALKERHPSHVAELAKVRAAVEAAYRRQQSHGLARQTAEKLLADVQDGKSLSSAARKLKQKVEETDFFSRSYGTFVPRIGSAAEVAEVAFDLTKEKPAADKVFEVAGKFVVVAFKAHQQADMAKLDAENRTELEKILLARKKENLLETRIKELRKEADIDVHPALQNSLKEEELAS